In Streptomyces sp. NBC_00483, a single window of DNA contains:
- a CDS encoding class I adenylate-forming enzyme family protein, which produces MSVGQVLSESSQQTPNYVLRILGHLEADPAKTAVYSWDGDLTAAEFHRLITDAAVSLAGAGVGPTDTVAVLTEPNSPAMLAARYAAHLLGAAVIHIRSMNARSDEDELPAAEQARLLQTTGARVVLADEPNSPRGQVLCNGRAGTVLLILDHAATTSGGTDLPTAAPFVPENPAVVDLTSGTTGSPKLVRRSFGVRGRLVNLSFGSLPPEHRPTLLLVTPISHATATMADAALAAGGSIVLHNGFDVHDVLHALAEHRVTDTYLAVPHLYQLIDSPGIDRASFPFLRQVLYSGTAAAPSRTAKASQVFGDTLVQLYGSTEAGGMCTLIPLDHYEPELLPSVGRPFPWVEMEIWRPDSQEPVERGATGEICVRSPTLMDGYLGEGDRAALTAAGDWLRTGDLGHWDKYGYLHLVGRIGDVVKVHGIKVHPAAVQEVLLNHPDVANAVVYGTRGAEFIERLEAAVELRGSARFSDDELRSHIAAELTAAHVPDAFHRWAEIPLTPSGKPDYAHLRGQKEAQ; this is translated from the coding sequence ATGTCTGTGGGACAGGTGCTGAGCGAAAGCAGCCAACAGACGCCGAACTATGTTCTGCGGATCCTGGGGCACCTCGAAGCCGATCCGGCGAAGACCGCCGTGTACTCCTGGGACGGCGATCTCACCGCCGCGGAATTCCACCGGCTCATCACCGATGCCGCGGTATCCCTCGCCGGTGCCGGGGTCGGCCCCACCGACACGGTGGCCGTTCTCACCGAACCCAACTCCCCCGCCATGCTTGCCGCACGGTACGCCGCCCATCTGCTGGGCGCCGCCGTCATCCACATCCGGTCGATGAATGCGCGCAGCGACGAGGACGAGCTGCCCGCAGCCGAGCAGGCCCGGCTGCTGCAAACGACCGGCGCGCGCGTGGTACTGGCCGACGAGCCCAACTCCCCGCGTGGCCAGGTGTTGTGCAACGGCCGGGCAGGCACCGTCCTGCTCATCCTCGACCACGCGGCCACGACGAGCGGCGGCACGGATCTGCCGACGGCCGCGCCCTTCGTCCCGGAGAACCCGGCCGTCGTCGACCTCACCAGTGGCACCACCGGAAGCCCCAAGCTCGTACGCCGGTCGTTCGGCGTGCGGGGGCGCCTCGTCAACCTGTCGTTCGGATCGCTGCCGCCCGAGCACCGGCCCACGCTGCTGCTGGTGACGCCGATCAGCCACGCCACAGCGACGATGGCCGACGCGGCGCTGGCCGCAGGTGGCTCGATCGTTCTGCACAACGGCTTCGATGTGCACGACGTGCTGCACGCACTCGCCGAGCACCGGGTGACGGACACGTACCTCGCGGTGCCACACCTGTACCAGCTCATCGACAGCCCGGGGATCGACCGGGCTTCCTTCCCGTTCCTTCGCCAGGTCCTCTACAGCGGCACAGCCGCCGCGCCCTCTCGAACGGCCAAGGCCTCACAGGTCTTTGGCGACACACTCGTCCAGCTGTACGGCAGCACCGAGGCCGGCGGGATGTGCACGCTCATCCCGCTCGACCACTATGAGCCTGAGTTGCTGCCGAGTGTCGGCCGTCCGTTCCCCTGGGTGGAGATGGAGATCTGGCGCCCCGACTCCCAGGAGCCGGTCGAACGAGGCGCGACCGGAGAGATCTGCGTCCGCTCGCCCACACTCATGGACGGATATCTCGGCGAAGGAGACCGTGCCGCCCTCACCGCGGCGGGCGACTGGCTGCGTACCGGAGACCTCGGCCACTGGGACAAGTACGGGTATCTGCACCTGGTGGGCCGGATCGGCGACGTCGTCAAGGTCCACGGCATAAAGGTCCATCCGGCGGCGGTTCAGGAGGTTCTGCTGAATCACCCGGACGTGGCGAACGCCGTCGTGTACGGAACGCGCGGCGCGGAGTTCATCGAACGCCTTGAAGCAGCAGTTGAATTGCGCGGGAGCGCCCGATTCTCTGACGACGAACTGCGCTCCCACATTGCCGCCGAACTCACGGCGGCGCACGTCCCGGACGCATTTCACCGGTGGGCGGAAATACCGCTCACCCCCTCCGGGAAACCTGACTACGCACACCTCAGAGGCCAAAAGGAAGCGCAATGA